Proteins from a genomic interval of Medicago truncatula cultivar Jemalong A17 chromosome 3, MtrunA17r5.0-ANR, whole genome shotgun sequence:
- the LOC25490922 gene encoding protein PMR5 isoform X2: MGMKGKSIMFVGDSLGRNQWESLICMIYNEVPQTQTQLVRGVPLSTFRFLDYGVTLSFYKAPFLVDVDVVQGKRVLKLEEIDVNGDAWKNVDILSFNSGHWWTHEGSLQGWDYIELGGKYYQDMDRLAAMERGLKTWANWVDSKVDKSRTKVFFLGISPSHINPNEWTSGVTTASSKNCYGETGPISSTGTAYPGVFPEQMKVIDMVIREMNYPVYLLDITMLSAFRKDAHPSVYSGDLSPQQRANPIYSDCSHWCLPGLPDTWNELFYTTLFY, translated from the exons ATGGGAATGAAGGGAAAAAGTATAATGTTTGTTGGTGATTCTTTGGGGAGGAATCAATGGGAATCATTGATTTGTATGATATATAATGAAGTTCCTCAGACACAAACACAACTTGTTAGAGGAGTGCCACTTTCAACCTTCAGATTCTTG GACTATGGTGTGACCCTTTCATTTTATAAAGCTCCTTTTTTGGTAGATGTTGATGTGGTCCAAGGGAAGAGAGTTTTGAAACTGGAGGAGATAGATGTAAATGGGGATGCTTGGAAGAATGTTGATATCTTGTCTTTTAACTCTGGACATTGGTGGACACATGAAGGATCTCTTCAAGG GTGGGATTATATAGAATTAGGAGGAAAATACTACCAAGATATGGATCGTTTAGCAGCAATGGAAAGGGGTCTAAAAACATGGGCTAATTGGGTGGACAGCAAGGTTGATAAAAGCAGAACCAAGGTGTTCTTCCTAGGAATTTCTCCATCACATATCAA TCCAAATGAATGGACTTCTGGAGTAACAACGGCATCATCAAAGAATTGCTATGGAGAAACTGGACCAATCAGTAGCACTGGAACAGCATACCCTGGTGTATTTCCAGAACAAATGAAGGTCATAGACATGGTGATTAGAGAAATGAACTACCCTGTTTATCTTCTAGACATTACAATGTTATCGGCGTTTAGAAAAGATGCTCATCCTTCAGTTTATAGCGGTGATTTGAGTCCTCAACAAAGAGCTAACCCTATATACTCAGATTGCAGTCATTGGTGTCTTCCTGGTTTACCTGATACTTGGAATGAATTGTTCTATACTACATTGTTCTACTAA
- the LOC25490922 gene encoding protein PMR5 isoform X1 — protein MLTLFILTLQCYIASSAILYSLKHHHNNLHHQRPMIHANQTTCALFVGTWIPDDTYPFYQSSNCPMIDPQFNCKMFGRPDSDYLRYRWRPLNCELPRFNGVQFLMGMKGKSIMFVGDSLGRNQWESLICMIYNEVPQTQTQLVRGVPLSTFRFLDYGVTLSFYKAPFLVDVDVVQGKRVLKLEEIDVNGDAWKNVDILSFNSGHWWTHEGSLQGWDYIELGGKYYQDMDRLAAMERGLKTWANWVDSKVDKSRTKVFFLGISPSHINPNEWTSGVTTASSKNCYGETGPISSTGTAYPGVFPEQMKVIDMVIREMNYPVYLLDITMLSAFRKDAHPSVYSGDLSPQQRANPIYSDCSHWCLPGLPDTWNELFYTTLFY, from the exons ATGTTAACTCTTTTCATACTTACCCTTCAATGCTACATAGCTTCTTCAGCTATACTATACAGTTTGAAACACCACCACAACAATCTCCACCATCAAAGACCAATGATTCATGCTAACCAAACAACATGTGCATTGTTTGTAGGAACATGGATTCCTGATGACACTTACCCTTTTTACCAATCTTCAAACTGTCCCATGATAGATCCACAGTTCAACTGTAAAATGTTTGGTCGTCCTGATTCTGATTACCTTAGATATAGATGGAGACCACTTAACTGTGAGCTTCCAAG GTTCAATGGAGTTCAGTTTCTGATGGGAATGAAGGGAAAAAGTATAATGTTTGTTGGTGATTCTTTGGGGAGGAATCAATGGGAATCATTGATTTGTATGATATATAATGAAGTTCCTCAGACACAAACACAACTTGTTAGAGGAGTGCCACTTTCAACCTTCAGATTCTTG GACTATGGTGTGACCCTTTCATTTTATAAAGCTCCTTTTTTGGTAGATGTTGATGTGGTCCAAGGGAAGAGAGTTTTGAAACTGGAGGAGATAGATGTAAATGGGGATGCTTGGAAGAATGTTGATATCTTGTCTTTTAACTCTGGACATTGGTGGACACATGAAGGATCTCTTCAAGG GTGGGATTATATAGAATTAGGAGGAAAATACTACCAAGATATGGATCGTTTAGCAGCAATGGAAAGGGGTCTAAAAACATGGGCTAATTGGGTGGACAGCAAGGTTGATAAAAGCAGAACCAAGGTGTTCTTCCTAGGAATTTCTCCATCACATATCAA TCCAAATGAATGGACTTCTGGAGTAACAACGGCATCATCAAAGAATTGCTATGGAGAAACTGGACCAATCAGTAGCACTGGAACAGCATACCCTGGTGTATTTCCAGAACAAATGAAGGTCATAGACATGGTGATTAGAGAAATGAACTACCCTGTTTATCTTCTAGACATTACAATGTTATCGGCGTTTAGAAAAGATGCTCATCCTTCAGTTTATAGCGGTGATTTGAGTCCTCAACAAAGAGCTAACCCTATATACTCAGATTGCAGTCATTGGTGTCTTCCTGGTTTACCTGATACTTGGAATGAATTGTTCTATACTACATTGTTCTACTAA